The Dyadobacter sandarakinus DNA window TGTAAGGAAGAAGGTCCGCATAAGAGCGATATCGTGACTTTCACTGCTGTAATAAATAGTACTCCAACCGTTCCTAAAGCTACATCTTCCGCACAGGGCACTGGTGTTTTTGAGTACAACAAGGTGACCAGGGACCTGAAGTACAATATCAATTATCAGAACATTACACCTACTTCGGTGACGATCAATAATCCTTCGCCTGCATGGGCGGCCGGACCTATCCTGTTTACACTGGCCGAAAATCCGGCAGGTGGCCAGGTACAGGGCACAATAAAGCTGAATACTGACCAGCAAACTGTCCTCATCACCGGCGCACTCTATGTGAATATCACTACTAAAGAGAACATCTACGGCGAAATCCGCGGGCAAATCATTGCTGATAAAACCAACGAGTAGGATCATCAGCATACAAAAAAGGCAGCAAAACTAAGTTTTGCTGCCTTTTTTGTATGCTGATCTTAAAGCTTTTTCTTCTTCTTCCGCGATTGCTCCATCGCCTCAATCTCCTTCATCAGCGACTTCAGATCATTCGGGCTGTCTGAGGTAAAATCCAGTGTTTCAGAGTAGGCCTGGGAGGTAATGTCCATTCTGGTGATGGGTTTATCCAGAAAGCTTTCAATCTCCTCCAAAACCGCCTCTTCCTCGGGCGCGCAAAATGATACGGCTGTACCTTTGTGAATCCCGCGACCGGTACGTCCCACACGGTGAACGTAATTCTCAGCCTGCTCCGGAAGGTCATAGTTGACTACATAATCCACATTGGGAATGTCGATGCCGCGCGCACTGACGTCTGTGGCAATCAGCACCTTTACGTCTCCTTTCTTGAATGCATTCATGGCAGTAAGGCGGTCACCCTGGTCTTTGTCGCCATGAATGGTAAGACTGCCGATTCCCATGCGTTCCAGCGCCGCAAATACACGTTCGGCCCGCACTTTGGTCCTGACAAACACCAGAATTTTACTGTCCGGATTTTCCTTGATCACTCTTTCCAGGAAAAACCGCTTGTCGTCCATCGCAATAAATGCAACCGAATGCCGGATATTTTTTGCAACCGGATTCTTGGGCGAAACCTGTATCCTGATTGCATTTCGAACGAGCGAGTAGGCGAGCTTTTTAATGTTTTCATTGATCGTAGCCGAAAAAAACAGCGTTTGCCGCTTTCCCGGAAGGAACTTGATGAGGTCACGGATATCTTTGATAAACCCGAGGTCGAGCATGTGGTCAGCCTCGTCAAGCACAAGTACTTCCACCTCATTCAGCTTGATATAACCCTGACTTACCAGGTCAAACATCCGCCCCGGCGTCGACACGAGTATGTCAATGCCCTTTTCCAGCCTGGCGATCTGTGGCCCCTGCTCTACCCCTCCGAATACGCTGAAAGGTTTCACCCGGGTATGTTTTGCAAGCTGCGCAAACACTTCCGTGATCTGGATCGCCAGTTCTCTGGTCGGCACCATCACCACACATTTGATCCCCTCGGAACGTGCCGAGCTTTTCTCACGATGCAGCCGGTCAATAATCGGGATTGCAAATGCAGCGGTCTTCCCGGTCCCTGTCTGCGCGATGGCGAGTACGTCCTCCCCTTTCATGATCGCAGGAATCGCCTTAAACTGTATATCAGTAGGACGCTTGAAACCACCGGCTTCCAGACTCCTCTTGATCTCGGGGGCTATACTATAATCGTCAAATCTCATGTTTCAAATCATTACCGGCTCAAAGGCAGTGCCGCAAAGCCGCAAGATACGTCCGTTTACCCGCAAACACTACTCATAAAGCCGGAGCCGGTTCCTCAATGCCGTGATCTCGCGGTTCATATCATCCATGCGTTCCAGCAGTGTATGGATTGCACCTATTCCTTCCATGTTGATATGCAGGTCATTGTGCAACCTCACCATGCGCTCGATCCGTTCGAGGTGCGGCACGTGCAGAAAGCGCGTCTGCTGCATGACTACCAGCTCTATCAGACCACTCTCCTGCAGGGAATCTACAAAATCATGCTCCACGCCGTAGTAGGTGCAGAACGTTTCAATGGATATCAGCTCGTCATTTTCCATGATCTTACGGATTTAGGATTTGGAAAGTTCGGTAAATAATTCTTTCTGGCGGGCAGTCAGGTTAACCGGTATTTTCACGTCAAATGTGACATAAAGATCGCCAAAGCTCCCCTCTTGTTTGTACACCGGAAACCCTTTTCCTTTCAGGCGTACCACGGTACCATTCTGCGTTTCGGGTTTTACAGGCAGCTTCACTTTTCCGCTCAATGTTTCCACCACCAGCTCTCCGCCCAGCACAGCCGTGTAAAGATCCACCTCTGCCTTCACATGCAGGTCATTCCCCGAGCGGCGGAAATGTTCGTCCGGCTCAACCTGGAATGTAATGAACAGGTCACCCGCAGGGCCTCCGTTGGCGCCGGGCCCGCCATGTCCCGCGATCTTGATCGTCTGGCCGTTTTCAATCCCGGCCGGAACGGTTATACGGATATTCTTTCCATTGACCATCAATGTTTGCTTGTGTGTTTCGGCAGCCTCACGCAGGTTCAGCCGGAGTTCAGCCTGAAAATCCTGCCCGCGGAACCGTGCCTGCCTGCCCCCGCCGAAACCTGCCGATCCGCCGAACATTGACTCGAAGAA harbors:
- a CDS encoding CHRD domain-containing protein, encoding MKKPMKRFLLLIAGVCMLGFISSCKEEGPHKSDIVTFTAVINSTPTVPKATSSAQGTGVFEYNKVTRDLKYNINYQNITPTSVTINNPSPAWAAGPILFTLAENPAGGQVQGTIKLNTDQQTVLITGALYVNITTKENIYGEIRGQIIADKTNE
- a CDS encoding DEAD/DEAH box helicase — encoded protein: MRFDDYSIAPEIKRSLEAGGFKRPTDIQFKAIPAIMKGEDVLAIAQTGTGKTAAFAIPIIDRLHREKSSARSEGIKCVVMVPTRELAIQITEVFAQLAKHTRVKPFSVFGGVEQGPQIARLEKGIDILVSTPGRMFDLVSQGYIKLNEVEVLVLDEADHMLDLGFIKDIRDLIKFLPGKRQTLFFSATINENIKKLAYSLVRNAIRIQVSPKNPVAKNIRHSVAFIAMDDKRFFLERVIKENPDSKILVFVRTKVRAERVFAALERMGIGSLTIHGDKDQGDRLTAMNAFKKGDVKVLIATDVSARGIDIPNVDYVVNYDLPEQAENYVHRVGRTGRGIHKGTAVSFCAPEEEAVLEEIESFLDKPITRMDITSQAYSETLDFTSDSPNDLKSLMKEIEAMEQSRKKKKKL
- a CDS encoding chaperone modulator CbpM — encoded protein: MENDELISIETFCTYYGVEHDFVDSLQESGLIELVVMQQTRFLHVPHLERIERMVRLHNDLHINMEGIGAIHTLLERMDDMNREITALRNRLRLYE
- a CDS encoding DnaJ C-terminal domain-containing protein encodes the protein MAFVDYYQILGIDKTADEKAVKNAYRKLARKYHPDLNPNDKEAQKKFQELNEANEVLSDPEKRKKYDQYGKDWQHGEEFEKARQARRSSPSGGQQEQWFSGEEGGFSDFFESMFGGSAGFGGGRQARFRGQDFQAELRLNLREAAETHKQTLMVNGKNIRITVPAGIENGQTIKIAGHGGPGANGGPAGDLFITFQVEPDEHFRRSGNDLHVKAEVDLYTAVLGGELVVETLSGKVKLPVKPETQNGTVVRLKGKGFPVYKQEGSFGDLYVTFDVKIPVNLTARQKELFTELSKS